TTGTCATCAATATTTATTGTCCTTTGAACTTAAGTTACATGAATTTTAACTTTCCATTATGACACTCAacattcaaattcaaaccatttctttttagtaCTTCAAGCTCTTTCACTTGCCTTCACATGTATTGGGAATGAAAAAGTTCCCTTGTTATGGTGTAAGGCAATTGTTCTTCCCTCTCATATGAAATCATTTTGTCCAACAAACAGTCACTgttatttttggcaaatttGTGATTTGGTTAATGCTAACTGACTGACCAAGTCTTGTCGGTACAAGTATGTGATGTACTTCAGGTTACTGGTTTTGACTGAATTCTGCCTTTATATAGTAGCATCTATTTATGTAGTTGCACATTcctcaaaatgataaattgcATAATGCAACAATTCATTACtaaatttatggaaaatttgcaatttctaTAGAATTTCCTGAAATAGTAAATTGTGCAAAGGTTGAATTTGTTTTGCCATTAAGCATTTGTCGtatgaatttttaaagttcTGTAAGCTACTAAGCTAACACAAATCACAATTAGTAACTTTAGCAGCTTGTGATACTTTCCTTTGCACTTGCTTTTTGCTATTCTGATTGTTGAAAATGCATACTGTGAAGCTAAATTAGCTCATTGGCTCCTTGATTCAGTGGTGGAGGATCTACTACTGTGGCTCCAGTACAGGATGGTTATGTTCTTCAGAAGGTATTCTTGGTTTAATGTGGAAATTTGTTCTAGGATATTTTCAGTTCATCCACATGTATAGATGTATTATAATCGTATTTACTTCCACTTAAATGCATGCACTTCTTTCTCTTTGCAAGATATCCTATCAAGTTTTTACAGTactttgtatttttcattcaCTATATGGTTACTTCTCTTCACATGCTAGATACTCTTGTGCATGTTGGTGTTTTAGTTCAGCCTTTCTTTGTGGTGTTTTTCTGTCCTTGTTACCATTTTGCTTCTTCTAATATTGAGTCTTacccaaaaaacaaaaagaaagtaaatgtATGACACCGTTATCCTTGATTTTACCTGTTTAAATAATGTTTGGAAATATTGTTCCTGGAATCTAGGATGACATTTTATACAGTAAGGCTTATAAGTATGCTGAAAGGGCATGTACTAGGCCTGATTTTCAGGAATGGGATCTTAGATATAATATTGATTTCggtttgaaaaatcaaattacagAGACGCTCTTTAGGTCTTTCCTGCCAAGcgctataaataaataattgcagAATTAtcatctttaaattttaaggaGACCTACCTATGCAACCTGTCATTGTTTGATATGTGGATTATGATTGTTCTCTTCCTGAATAAGAGATTTTTCTAAAAACCTATTATATAGTATCTCTTTTTATAATGCAAATGTTAATGGTTGGCCAATGTCACGGCCTGTTACATTGTCAAAATCATGATTTCAATagtaaattatactataaccTATTATTTCGATTTCCTATCTTAATTGCAATTCAATTTTCTCTGTGATTGTAGGCTGTATCAACATCTCCCATTGGAGGAGATTTCCTTACTGATTGCTTGTTAAAAAGCCTGGAAAGCAAAGGACTTCCTGTGAGTTCATAATCTACCTCTAGAACTTGCTTTCAGCAAAGTTCGAACTTGTATTCTGCATAAAGTTATAATATGGTTTCTTTTATTCTCATTTATATTCACAATTGCAGATAAAACCTCGTTATGCATTCAAAAGAAAGGAAGTTCGTCCGGGAGAATTCCAGGTCAGCAATCATTCATTTGATGTTCACTAACCAAGTATTTTCTCTATTGTGTAGAAAACGTGGCATGCTATTTGAGTTTTAGTGTATACTTGATTAATACTTAGTACTTTATTATGCATAAGTTATAAGAGAACCAATAGGAATCAGTAAAAAGTATAGTCTGCACTGTCATTATGTTGCAATATGAGGATGGTGTGGAACCTGTATTCGCTGTTTTGCTAATATAATCTTACTCCATCGGTGAAATCAAATCCTTTGTTGTGTGGCTGGCTGAACACATCCCACCTTCTTCTCAGGATGGCGCACatgaaatcattttttaactCGATGCTACATATGTAAATACAATATTGACTTCTTTTGGCTGCTATTTCCTGATTTGTTTCTTAGCAAATTTAAGGTCTACATCTTGGTTCAAATTTGTGGTTTCATTTCCTGATAATATCATAACTTTGTTCTTGGTTCCAACAGATTGTGGACCTTGACCTCCCCAACACTACAGAAAGTTACAAACTTTATTCGCAGGTCATTCATCTGTAAGAATTCATTTGTTGTTGGCTCCTATTCTGTTGCTAAGACCTTGTTCTTTCTTGCAGCGGGTGATTGTTAGTGATATTAAAGAATGCGTTTGTCGAGCACCGGACACTCCATATGATGGTTTGCACACTTTATATACAACTTAAAGATGCCTTCATGATTATTTGACTATTTTTATGACTTTAATATAGTGAAGGTTTCTTTATAGTTTGCTATCAGCATTGACCTATATTCCTGTTTACTGGATTAAACTAAGTGTTCACATGTTTGTTCTTGGTGATTAAATGTGGAAGTTGAGTCAAAATAGGAGTGAACTGATAGGTATATCTGGGACATCAAATATGATAAGAATGGGCCAGCAGATTGAATTTGATATGCCATAAGCTCAGAGGCATGAATAAATATTGCAATCTTTTTTGGTTTCAACAATAATACCTTTTATGTTTGTTAAGTTTGTGTTCTAATTCTAGATTATGTGCCAGTCGCTAAGTGTCTGCCATCAACTAAGTTATCTTGATTTACTAGATCAGCGAACTTTGTAGGATTGTTAGTCTATTTCCTCCAGTAACTTAGTAATTTATTCAATCTATGGCTATTCTaagctctctctctttttgttgtttgctTGTCTGGTGGAAGATAGATATATGGCAAGGATTGGTTccacttactttattttaacttGGTGTCTTGCATGCTAGTTTTTTGTACTTCTATAGAAAAATGctgtttattaatttcattgcCCAAATTGCTTGGGCTAATGCTATGGACCCATATGCTAACATTGTTTCCTCTGGTTAGATACATCGTACTCCAATATCCCAATGACACCTTATGAGCTTCCTGACGGACAGTAAGTTTATTGTTTAACGTTCCTTTTCcttcatcaatatttttaaaactatctTTGATTCATCCAAAGTTTGTTCAATTTATGTGGCCCACATGTTTGCCTCAGTATTTAACCTTTCTGAAGATGTACCTAATTGAATGTTACACAAGTAAACTCTAATTCATGTGTTTTTCATTGACCGTTGTTAGAATTTATGCCAACTGTGTGCTTTctaattgatttctttttctaatgTAATGGGCAGAACAATTGAGATTGGTGCTGACAGGTTCAAGATTCCTGATATATTGTTTAATCCATCTTTAGCTCTGGTGCGTGTAATTTCTGATCAATTTCAGTACTTTTCTTCTTTGATGCATCATATTctattctgtaatgctaaatatTCTTGCTTGCTACTTCGGTCGTTAGTTTTCAGCAACCCGAGGTCTTCATTGCTATGATTAGAGTGTATTTATAAACCCTAACATcgataatgaaattaaattatgcacATTATTGATGTTGGTAGTGATATACTGACTCTATGGTTAGTCCTAGATTTATTTGGACATTTGTCTCTGAACTTTATCCCTAGCTGATTTAAACCACTTTCTGCGCAGACTATACCTGGTATGGAAAATTCTATAGAGACAACTTCATCTGCCCATGGTCTACCACAAATGGTGAGTAGGTTACATTCAAATATGGGCTCTGTGCTTAGCTGATTCTTCGGTTACACTTTGTTCAACCTCTCCAGGTTATTGAGAGCATAAGCAAGTGTGATGTTGACATCCGCAGAGAACTTTATAGCAGCATATTGGTAAGATGATTACTCCATCATCTTATATAACTTACCAAATAAACATGCTTTCTCTCATAAGCACACTCTGCCATTAGTCTTATTCACCCCAGCCAGGATGTTATACtgtctatattttaaaaactacatGGTCGTTCCAGGAGGTTGTGCAGTCAGTAATTGAACTAATTAACTTAGTTATTAGGTAATTTTGGGTTCCTTCAATAATTTCAATGGTCTGATAAGGATTTGGTTTTGCAATCCCTTTTGCTTTTGTGTAGGTTTTTACCTCCctttttagcattttttttcaaataaagcCAAGCCACCATAGTTCTTTCAGGTTTGAATAAGTTTATGGCACATTATCCATGTCATCAATTTGGTAATTTCTACGTAAACTCATTTATTCTAGAAACATAATGTTTAGTGTTGTCATAGTGTCACCATATTTATAAAAGTTCACGTCCTTTCCAACGGTTGTGTCCTCTGAAATGTCcatataaattgaatatgaaTGAGTATATGTATCAAGTATCAACAACTCCTATTCTTTTGtgtttaaataattacatttCATGGTACTTAAAGTTTTACAGCTCTCATACCATGATTGTCTATTTTTCAGCTTTCTGGTGGAACAGCATCAATGCAACAGCTGAAAGAACGTCTTGAGAAAGATTTACTGGAGGTTGTCTATTATGCTATATGCTTGTTGgcatgaaaaatatcaaattcatGTTATGTTTTCTTGCTCTAGCAGAATATGTTTGAACCCCCTGCCTTGTCAAAAACAGAACCGGGAAAAGAGAGGGAAATatagcaaaataaattttgggaGATGTCCATTCCATCGTGGCTGAGATTACGTTCTTTTGCTGAGCATGTTTAAGTAGCTTAGTCAACTGCAATTTTGTTTTCTCAGGCACACGCATCCACAGTTCTTAGTGTTATTGTAAAGAATTCAACACATCACTTCAGCTCTTGTCCTTATCCAATCTGCTTCTTGCTATGCTTACCTTGCTATTCTCGAACCATTTCTATATCCCTGTTCGATATTTGGTGAATTTGCCAGATTAGAGGCGTTTTATTACTTTTCTATGTTCCCAATTGATATTGCATACCTGTTACAGTCATAACAATGATCATTTAAGTGAATTTTCTTATAGCTATTGATGAGCAATATCCTGACAATGACTGATATTGTTCTTTAGGAATCTCCTCAAGCGGCTAGGGTGAAAGTTCTAGCAAGTGGAAATGCAACAGAAAGGAGATTCAGGTTggatttatttacttatttctACTTCAAATTGGTTTTGTGATTTGTGCATATCCTAGAGTTCTACTTTGTGACCATCATTTTTGGTGATGAGAAACGGCTATTTTTGgttgttttcaatttataaatattattgagTTTTTATCCCTCTAAATATGGATTTTAGACTTCCTATCcagattttttattatgttcaAGCAAGCGAGTTATAAGATGGTAAATGAAGTTTATCCCTTCTTATATCTCAAAGCAAACACACCTTAATGCGTTGCCTTTTATCCCTCTACATTGAACGATGATATAATGAGGtataaatttatcacttaAATTGGGgaacacattttttatatgaagcagataattaagttttttaaCTTGGTAAATTTTGAATCCGTGCCAATAGCATGGTCTTCAATGATTTCTAGGCAATAGCTACTTTACTTGAATGACTATGTATAGAAACAAAACCCGTGCTAGCCTACGGCCCCGCATCATTTACTGACTATAGTCATTACAGTGTTTGGATAGGTGGCAGTATATTGGCATCACTTGGTTCCTTTCAGCAGATGTGGTTCTCCAAGTCCGAGTAAGCTCTCATTCTTCTCTAACGCACCATACCTCATGCTTCGTGTTATTTCTATTATTGCTCTCATGTCAACTGCATCACCTCCGCTCTATCAACAGGTTCGAAGAGCACGGAGCTTCGTATATTCAGCGGAAATGCCCTTGAAATGCATTGCTTCTTAATCAATTAGCCTTTAGACAATTTGACTGGTAGCATGGACCCTATCTCTGCATCATTCGCTAGTACTCTGTGCTTCAAGAATAGTACCCGGCTTAACCCAGAGATTTGTATGCATTTATTCGAGTTTCTACATTATTCGGTTAGTTGTAGAGATGTGTATCTAACATCCCTAGTTGAACTTGCAATTCATGTTGATATTGGTATGGACGAATATTATACACTTGTTACGAACTCGAAGATTAATATCCTTGAGGTTGATACTGTGACCGAGCTAGAATTTTGACGTGTGGGGCTGCGAGAGAGATGGGTAATGAGACTAAGAGAGGGGAGGGTGCGTGAAAGAAATTAGATGCtttcttttctatatttttttgttcttatcTTAGTCATTtaattcatactccctccgtttcttcatagttgagtcatttccatatatggtaacttttatctctttcttactttactctctctcactttattctctctactttattcactttatactttattctccatactttttcatctttcttacttttttatctatttatttaacacacccaacaatcatttctaaaactccgtgccgaaaagttccgcctcaactatgaagaaacaaagggagtattaattactccatccgttccacaaaagatgtcacacttgtgggacggcatgagattttatgaggttttattttatgtgttaaataaagagagaaaatataatttttatattcatgtgagagagaattttttctaaaaatgaaaaatgtgacatctgggataaactaaaaaggaaagtgtgacatcttttatgggacggagggagtactaaattttaCACTTGCAAATTGCATATTATAGtaactatttgaaaaaatgCATGGCATCTAATTTCACCTTTGAGTTAAGTGTAACTTACGCGAACAAGAGATTAATCATGATTAACATACCATCTTTcgattaatactaataaatgtTACGGAGTGCTTAACTATTATGTACACTAAggtaaattaatcatatatcCTAATTGGATTAATGAGTTTTACTTACTATCTTGAAACTTAAGCAATATAAATtggaattgaagaaaaatatacaaatattagtTGCAAAATACTATGGACACAGAAAAAAGGAATAGAAGATCCACCCATGTGAAAAATACTCTATTTTATATCATCTTAGTTTTTGTACGTGACTTTCAATTTCCAAAATGAAGATACCAAGAAGAactgaaattttgatttcttgaaatttgagaattttacACTGATTTATGAGTATTTGTCACTTTTCGTAACTGAAAAACAATATTGGAAAAAACAAAGGAGCTGGTGGCAAATACTGGTAAACTTAAAAATGCCAAAAACAAATTGATTAGAGATAATGATTTCCTATCTGTATTAAATATTCCACCCTCAGTCCTTTATCTGTATTAAATATTCCACCCgtgaatataattattaatggaAAAAGTTTGGAGTatatgtctcattttttattatgggATATGAATGTAATGATTTAGTGAAAGTGTACAGTTTATctatcaaaatgaaaatttaaataaatgagacTTTGGATGACCAGTTAGAGAGACCCgtgaatataattaatggaAAAAGTTTAAAGTATATgtctcactttttattatgaGATATGAATGTAATGATTTAGTGAAGTGTATATAGTCTATctatcaaaatggaaaaataaataaatgagacTTTGGATGACCGTGGACGTtctgaaatgacaaaataagtCATTATTATGTGGACggataaaatatttactccctccgtcccggctaagatgacatattgcttagccggcacggggttttaggagttattggttaaagtgtttaattggagagagaagaggtgggtgtaagtattaaagtagaaagataaagaaagatgaatattttaatgagagtgagaaaaagtggttgagtgtattaattggagagagaaagtttccaaaaaaggaaatgtgtcatcttagttggaacaaactaaaaaggaaaacgtgtcatcttaagtgggacggagggagtatttcttaaccATCAATTTAGTTTCATAGGTGTACATGCCATCGCACATCAACCAATCGCGATGCACCAACCTTCTTCAGTAAACGACAATGTACACAGATGCATCTTATCCCATGACAGTCTGTTTCTTTTTGCATTCATGGCACGATCAACAAGGGATAATGACTCGTCGCGTATTTAAAGCTGTAGTAATTCGTACTACACTTTAGTACGTCACCGTTCTCATCCTaatattgtataaaccaaCCCACGTGGAGTAGTCTTTTTGCATCATAAATACTTTACTCTATTAATCCTAGTATGGAGCATCATGAAAGTCAGCTAGTACCAGTTAAGacttataaaaaattgaaaaaacttCTGTTGACGCTCCGAAATTACAAAATGGGAGAGTATTTTGTGGAcgaatgaaatatttgtttcttgacTGTTAATTTAGTTTCACAGTTGTACATGCCACCGCACCTCAACCAATGATGACTAACCAACCTTCTTCAGCAAATGACAGGGTTACACGGATACATCTTATCCCATGACAGTTTATTTCATTCTACATTCACAACACGATCACTAAGGAATAACGACTCGTCGCGTATTTAAAGCTATAGTCGTTGTTGGAAATGTGAGAATTTGGAAGGATTTCAAacctttcattttctaaagTCTTTTGGCTTTTCAAGTTAAGGTAACCTCCAAGTGGTTTATGAGGATCCTTAATGCCGAGACTTTTGGAGTGGTCTCTCatatcctataaataggtggatttgagagatgagaaatacaccaacaaaaaacattctctcttctctcaagTTCTCTACACCATAGTGTGCATCATATGAGCATTGTATAGCTCGATCCTCGGAACTCCATCAAGTTCGCTGGTGCCTAGcgggtttgaggtgcttctacacgctaggaggaagtcgttttatctttgggggcAATACGCCattccgtgagcactagccggggcgtaatttgtcttgcggaaagagggcttccctcgactcgacttataatttggtttgttttattatttccattgtatttttcattccacttattgttattatcttccttcgattgtaatagttagagtaccgcctGTACACGGCTTGAGAATTTTATCCCAATATTTCTAACGGCTCGTACTACACTTTAGCACGCCCATAAGCACCGTTCTGGACCTGATATTGTATATACCGAGCCACGTGGAATAGTCTTTTTCTATCATAAACACATTACTCATTTGATCCCAATATGAAAGAAAGGAAATAGACATAACACTCcattcatttccttttcttctttatttattaaatatagtttGCTATAAGTATTTCGTGGGACCGTTAGAGACAAAGATCCTCTCTGGCCCACTTAATGCCAGAATATGCCCAAACACCTGTAAATCCGGCCCGAAAGCCCGCTCACACACCCCACAAGGCCCGGCCCGTTTTCCCCATTATAAAAATGTGGGGTCAGTTCCCTTCCACTCTCAGTCACAGTTCTCCTCCGCCGCAAACCAccgcccgccgccgccgtaAAAAACCCGATAATCAAATGTCCTCGTCCGACATGATCCTCGCCAAATTCACCGGCGGAGACGACGCCTCCGACCTCGCTCCGCCGCcgccctccgccgccgccgtggaAATTCCGGCCACCGGGGGCGGCGCCGTCGCCCGGATCGCGCCGAGAGACCGGCACACCAAGGTCAACGGCCGCGGCCGCCGCGTCAGGATTCCGGCGCTCAGCGCGGCGCGGATCTTCCAGCTGACGCGGGAGCTCGGGCTCCGCTCCGACGGTGAGACGATCGAGTGGCTCCTCCGCCAAGCCGAGCCGTCGATCGTCGCCGCCACCGGCTCCGGCATCGTTCCGGCGGAGTCCGTCATCTCGAGCCCGTCCCGCGCGTCGAAGCTCGCCGCCACCGTCCAGGCGCCGTTGCAGTCGGCGCCCACCGGCGCCGGTGCCGGCGCGGCGGCGCAgccggcggcggaggaggaggagatgCTGCTGGAGTTCCCGATGATGGACGACTACCGAGATATACCGTTCATGGCGCTGCTGATGCAGCCGGCGGAGGACGGCGGCGACGGTTACGGCGGTGTTGGCGGAGATAATCAGTAGATTTTGTgcatcaattttcattttattttaataaaatattttgagtgtcctttttttttcagttttgaccATTGGAAAATGGGGAgaaatgtgaaattatttataatgaatacAAACTTACAATTATGATTCAAATCTATGAAACTATATTTTTGTAGAGTACTGATTTACACTCTTACTGCATATTTCTATATAAGCAATATATTAGAAACAAATGACattataaaaaaggaaatatataaattctgacatattataaattttaaatgaaataattctttatttattgacACAATACAAATGATTGAGGTATCAATACTAAAGTAGTTGGACTAGCTCAGGTGAAAATTGATCCAAGTTTACTCTTACACAAGTCAGCGATGGCTCTGATCAAAATTgctagtaataaaaaaaatacacaaatactgattttactttaaaaagagtatataaatatgacgATTTTACACGACGGCATTTGATTAGCAAGTTTGGACTCATTGGCTTCTTTTTGGACAATTCCTTTCAAACAAATGTCTCTCTTTGATGACCATCACGGAACATCTCGTGTCTCAAGACAATGCTCTTCTCTTTAATGACAAATCATCGGACATACTCTTAAGTCCGATCacatatactactacattttttttcatcattagATGAGTTATCTATCCTATCAAACATGCGCTAagttttctctcttactttattatatcgtcactttaactatttattactatcatttttataaaatgagtgtaGAAAAGcaaatgtgactcctaatacGGGACGAAGATAGTAATTTTCAATAGTAAGTATATTTAGATTTGATGTTGATATTtacatttccatttccatttccatttcaagTAAGGTATATGATGCATGCATCTTTCTTCGAACAGAGATTTGTGTATTGATTCTTGAATtggttaatttattataagttCACTTAATAGAACGAATATAAGTGCATaggaataaatataaatcaaatttatacaataatacGTGCATGCCAATTTCAAACCTAACgagtttaaataaattagtaatttatttataaaataatagttgaaacatttctcattttcaaCAACAGATGCTTCCCGAAAAGGATATTTTGTCACgagagaaaaattgaaaaaataaaagttgttCTAACATTCACCGTATATAATACCCCTATTTTGCaataatctttatttttattttaagttttatttttctttcaatattGATCCTTAGCTGATCTAAAGGGAGGGGTCGACCGCTCCTTCCACGCgactaatttttctttatccgGATGCAAAATTTTCATGTTCGTTTCCTCCGTTTGCCTCCAATGTCATCCCGAAGACAAAAAAAACAGCCATGTCAGCCGCCCTTCCATTTCCGAACCCTAGAGCCGTCACTGATATGGATTATGAATTAATGATATAGTTACTGTTGTACTGAACTAGTGAGATCAGACACAATGAAGAAGGTTGTTGACAATGAAGGATAATCGAATGACAAAGATTCATTATCAACACTATGAAGTGGGTGACAACTCCATTTAATGAAGTTTTTCGATTCTTATGGACTGATGTTGAAGTGTGTATACTGTATATATTATACTTCAAAGGGATAAAAATTACCTCCAACCACACTCCAAAAGTAAATTCAAGAACAAAGAGAAGTTGATAAGTCATAAATATACTTATCCACGGTTAGATAGTTGTTTTCCACATTATATTGCTGAGAAAGATATTGCTAGTACTAAATTTTagaaacaaattattaaaaaaattgtaaaaagaaGGTAATGAGGTAGTCATATTTGAACGAATTTCAAAAGAGTGACAAAGTGCAACAGCAAAGCAACGCAAAGAAGTTACTATTGATTAGTAAATTCATCTCACGATATGAAATGTCTATACTCAATTTGTAATCTCATTTTGACCTCTAAAACAAGtacttaatttataatctaattttggaaatcaACTTGTAATTGGAAATCAGAAAGAAACAATCATCAACtgtaaatcataaatattccCGCGTTTGTGACAAAAACTGACATAACTAATTCATTCCAAAGGAATTCATATCTAAAATATCTTGAAAAgtccatcaaaatttaatttatggttGAGACTTATGTAAAGAAGACCTACATTTAAATATCTTGAAAACACCTAAATAATTGcctcatttaaattttttttgacttTGTTTTGCAAAGATgataatgaataattaaagtggagagattATAAAGTAATT
The genomic region above belongs to Salvia hispanica cultivar TCC Black 2014 chromosome 3, UniMelb_Shisp_WGS_1.0, whole genome shotgun sequence and contains:
- the LOC125215796 gene encoding actin-related protein 4 isoform X2; the protein is MYGGDEVSAIVVDLGSHTCKAGYAGEDAPKAVFPSVVGSIDGMEIDDADNANVNSESTPEPKSKGKSKFYVGSQDLGYRRDHMEVLSPMKDGVVVDWDMVENIWDHALRKCLLIDPKEHPMLFAESCSNSQQQREKTAEIMFEKYQVPALFLAKNAVLTSFASGRATSLVVDCGGGSTTVAPVQDGYVLQKAVSTSPIGGDFLTDCLLKSLESKGLPIKPRYAFKRKEVRPGEFQIVDLDLPNTTESYKLYSQRVIVSDIKECVCRAPDTPYDDTSYSNIPMTPYELPDGQTIEIGADRFKIPDILFNPSLALTIPGMENSIETTSSAHGLPQMVIESISKCDVDIRRELYSSILLSGGTASMQQLKERLEKDLLEESPQAARVKVLASGNATERRFSVWIGGSILASLGSFQQMWFSKSEFEEHGASYIQRKCP
- the LOC125215796 gene encoding actin-related protein 4 isoform X1 gives rise to the protein MLFDSDEVSAIVVDLGSHTCKAGYAGEDAPKAVFPSVVGSIDGMEIDDADNANVNSESTPEPKSKGKSKFYVGSQDLGYRRDHMEVLSPMKDGVVVDWDMVENIWDHALRKCLLIDPKEHPMLFAESCSNSQQQREKTAEIMFEKYQVPALFLAKNAVLTSFASGRATSLVVDCGGGSTTVAPVQDGYVLQKAVSTSPIGGDFLTDCLLKSLESKGLPIKPRYAFKRKEVRPGEFQIVDLDLPNTTESYKLYSQRVIVSDIKECVCRAPDTPYDDTSYSNIPMTPYELPDGQTIEIGADRFKIPDILFNPSLALTIPGMENSIETTSSAHGLPQMVIESISKCDVDIRRELYSSILLSGGTASMQQLKERLEKDLLEESPQAARVKVLASGNATERRFSVWIGGSILASLGSFQQMWFSKSEFEEHGASYIQRKCP
- the LOC125209658 gene encoding transcription factor PCF1-like codes for the protein MSSSDMILAKFTGGDDASDLAPPPPSAAAVEIPATGGGAVARIAPRDRHTKVNGRGRRVRIPALSAARIFQLTRELGLRSDGETIEWLLRQAEPSIVAATGSGIVPAESVISSPSRASKLAATVQAPLQSAPTGAGAGAAAQPAAEEEEMLLEFPMMDDYRDIPFMALLMQPAEDGGDGYGGVGGDNQ